The following proteins are encoded in a genomic region of Methanocalculus natronophilus:
- a CDS encoding HU family DNA-binding protein: protein MNKTELVAKIAETSGLTKKDAEASLNATLNAVQDALVSGDKVVLTGFGTFEVRERKP, encoded by the coding sequence ATGAATAAAACAGAATTGGTAGCAAAGATTGCTGAAACATCAGGATTGACAAAAAAAGATGCCGAAGCTTCATTGAACGCAACATTAAATGCAGTTCAAGATGCACTTGTTAGCGGCGATAAAGTAGTATTAACAGGATTTGGAACATTTGAGGTTAGAGAACGTAAACC